The genomic interval AGGACGCGACGGAGGTCCTCGACCACGAGCGGGCGACGCGGATCGTCGAGACGGCCCGCAGCGCGGCCGTCTCTCTCTGCGCCTGCCGCCACCACTCCGAGCACCTCGGGACGGCCTGCGACGCCCCCCGGCGCGTCTGCCTCTCGTTCGGGCCCGGTGCCGACGCCCTCGTGAGGACCGGCCACGCCGAGCGGGTCGACCGCGCCGAGGCGCTCCGGATCCTCCGCGAAGCGCAGGCGGCGGGCCTGGCGCAGACCGGCGACAACGTGAAGCGCGAGGTGGGCTACATCTGCAACTGCTGCGGCTGCTGCTGCGGAATGATGCGCGCCTTCAAGACCCACGGGATGACGAAGGCGATCGTCAGCTCGAGCTTCCTGATGGAGGTCGACCGCGAGAAGTGCGGGGGCTGCGGGAAGTGCGAGAAGGCATGCCCCGTCGACGCGATCGGCCTCGTGGAGGTCGACGAGAGCGGCCGGCGGCGCCGCAAGGCCGTCGTCGACCCGGCGCTCTGCCTCGGCTGCGGCGTCTGCCACTCGGCGTGCCGGCTCGGGTCCATCTCGATGCGGCCGCGCGAGAAGAAGGTCTTCACCCCGGAGGACACGTTCGAGCGCTACGTCGCGATGGCGATCGAGCGCGGCAAGCTCGCCGACCTCCTCCTCGAGGACGTCGAGAGCCTTCCGATGCAGGCGATCGGGCGGGTCGTCAAGCTCCTCGAGTCCGCGCCGCCGGTCAAGGCGGCTCTCGCCATCGCGCCGCTCCGCTCGGCGTTCCTCTCGGCCGCGCTCCCCCTCGCCCGGCTTGCGACGGGGGGCGGGGGCGGCGCTCTCGGCTGAGCAGCGCCGAAGGAAGACGCATGCGGCAACCGCTGCTAATCTCCTCACGGGAGTTCAGATGATGCGGTCCGCCGGAGTTCCTCCCCACGGGGAGTGTCTGTGACGTCCGGGGGCGAACTCGTCGCCCAGGTCCTCGTCCGGCAGGGCGTGAGGTTCCTGTTCACGCTCTGCGGAGGCCACATCTCGCCGATCCTGGCCGCGGCGAAGGCGCGCGGCGTCCGCGTCGTCGACACGCGGCACGAGGCGACCGCCGTTTTTGCGGCCGATGCCGTCGCCCGGCTCACGGGTGTGCCGGGCGTGGCGGCCGTGACGGCCGGCCCGGGCGTGACGAACGCGGTCACCGCGCTCCAGAACGCCCGACTCGCACAGTCGCCCCTCGTCCTTCTCGGCGGGGCGACGGCCACCGTCCTCAGGGGGCGCGGCGCGCTCCAGGACATCGACCAGCTCGGCTTCATCCGGCCCATCGTCAAGTGGGCGACGGCGGTAACGAAGGTTCGGGACCTCGTCCCGGCGCTCGAACGCGCTTTTTCGGTCTGTCGCGAAGGGGTCCCGGGTCCGGTCTTCGTCGAGTGCCCGGTGGATCTCCTCTACGACGAGGCGCTCGTCCGCAGCTGGTACGGCGGGAAGTCCGGCGAGCCGAAGGGGCTCGTCGAGACGGCGACGAAGTGGTACCTCGGCCGCCACCTCGACGCGATCTTCGCAGGGGCGGCCGACGCGGCCCCGGTTGATTCCGAGGCGCCGGCCCCTCCGGCGCCCGAGGCCGGAAGCGTCGGGACCGCGGCGCTCCTCCTGGCGCGCAGCGAGCGCCCCGTGCTCGTCCTCGGGAGCGGCGCGATGATGTCGCCCGCCGACGCGGCGAGCCTCGCGCGGGCGGTCGACACGCTGAGACTCCCGGTCTTCCTCTCGGGAACGGCCCGAGGGCTTCTCGGGCCGGCCTCGACCCTGCAGGTCCGCCACCGGCGGAAAGAGGCGCTGCGCGAGGCCGACCTCGTCCTCCTCGCGGGCGTGCCCTGCGACTTCCGCCTCGACTACGGGAGGCAGATCGGCCGCTCGACCACGCTCGTCTCCGTGAACCGCGATCGGGGCGCCCTGACGCTGAACAGGCGCCCCACGCTGGGCGTTCACGGCGACCCGGCGCTCTTTGTCCGCTCGCTCGCCGCGGATGTCCCTGCTGGCTTCCCCCGCGCCACCTGGCTCGGCCGGCTCGGCGGGCGCGACGCGACACGCAACGCCGAGATCGCTGCTTCGCCCGAGGGAGAGAAGGGATCGCTCGACCCGGTCACGCTCTGCCGGCAGATCGAGGAGGTCCTCCCGCCCAGGAGCGTCGTCGTCGCCGACGGCGGGGACTTCGTCGCCACGGCGTCGTACGTCCTCCGGCCGCGCGGACCACTCTCGTGGCTGGACCCCGGAGCCTTCGGAACGCTCGGTGTCGGCGCGGGATTCGCGCTCGGAGCAGCGCTCTGCCGACCGGACGAGGACGTCCTCCTTCTCTGGGGCGACGGCTCGGCCGGCTACGGCCTGGTGGAGGTCGACACGTTCGTGAGACACGGCCTCGGCGTCGTGGCCGTCATCGGGAACGATGCCGGCTGGACGCAGATTGCGCGCGAGCAGGTAGAGGTGCTGAAGGACGACGTCGGCACGGTCCTGCGCGCGACCGACTACCACGAGGCCGCCCGCGGCCTCGGCGGCGAGGGGCTCCTCCTCGACGACCCGGCCAAAGCTCCTGCCGTGCTCGCCGAGGCGTTCCGTCGCGCCCGGACGGGCCGCCCCGTCGTGGTGAATGCGCTTCTCGGAAAGACGTCGTTTCGAAAGGGGTCCATCTCCCTTTGAGACGACTCTTCCTCGCGCTCCTCCTGGGTACCGGCGTGGCGGGAGCCGCGGATCGGGACGACCCGGCGGCCCTCGCGCGACCCTCGTTCCGGGTCTTCACCGACCGGGAGGGCCTTCCCCAGAATACCGGCCAGGCCCTCGCGCTCGACACCCGCGGTTACGTCTGGGTCGGCACCCAGGACGGGCTGGGAGTGTGGAACGGCCGGGTCTTCCGGGGAGTCCGGCTTCCCCGGGAAGTGAAGTCCCAATCGGTGCGGACGCTCCTCGCCGCATCCGACGGAAGCCTCTGGATCGGGACGGAGGGAAGCGGACTCCTGCACTACCGGGACGGCGAGTTCGACACGAGCGTCCCGCCGCTGCCCGGCCCGGCCGACGTCGTCTGGTCTCTGGCGGAGACGCGCGGGGCAAACGGGGAGAGCTCGATCTGGGCCGGCACCGCAGGTTGGGGTCTCTACAGGCTGCGCGCCGGATCCTGGATGCGGTGGGAGACGAAGGACGGACTCCCTGCCAACGCCGTCCAGGCGCTCGCTCCGGCCCGGTCGGCCGGGGACCCCGAGGCCCTCTGGGTCGGGACGACGGCGGGCCTGGTCCTTCTCGAGGGAGGAAAGGTCACTGCCGTTCCGCCCCCTCCCGAAGACCCGCGCCCGGCCGTCAAGGCGCTCCTCGAGACACCGGCCCGCAATGGCGGCACCCGGCTCTTCGTCGGCACCCGAAGAGGTCTCTACGTCCTCTCCACGAGCGGC from Holophagales bacterium carries:
- a CDS encoding 4Fe-4S binding protein produces the protein MGHHLVNSDRRYDRLQERLDRNVTGAPDSPAFRRALEILFSPEDADLAAQVPTKPIRVDRLAARLGLDTARLDERLADMARRGLVFDLTKNGTRYVSLAPVVIGFFELTFMRAGDDLPRAELARLFEEYFFEGDAAFAKAVFGGDTQIGRSLVRETALPEDATEVLDHERATRIVETARSAAVSLCACRHHSEHLGTACDAPRRVCLSFGPGADALVRTGHAERVDRAEALRILREAQAAGLAQTGDNVKREVGYICNCCGCCCGMMRAFKTHGMTKAIVSSSFLMEVDREKCGGCGKCEKACPVDAIGLVEVDESGRRRRKAVVDPALCLGCGVCHSACRLGSISMRPREKKVFTPEDTFERYVAMAIERGKLADLLLEDVESLPMQAIGRVVKLLESAPPVKAALAIAPLRSAFLSAALPLARLATGGGGGALG
- a CDS encoding thiamine pyrophosphate-binding protein, whose translation is MTSGGELVAQVLVRQGVRFLFTLCGGHISPILAAAKARGVRVVDTRHEATAVFAADAVARLTGVPGVAAVTAGPGVTNAVTALQNARLAQSPLVLLGGATATVLRGRGALQDIDQLGFIRPIVKWATAVTKVRDLVPALERAFSVCREGVPGPVFVECPVDLLYDEALVRSWYGGKSGEPKGLVETATKWYLGRHLDAIFAGAADAAPVDSEAPAPPAPEAGSVGTAALLLARSERPVLVLGSGAMMSPADAASLARAVDTLRLPVFLSGTARGLLGPASTLQVRHRRKEALREADLVLLAGVPCDFRLDYGRQIGRSTTLVSVNRDRGALTLNRRPTLGVHGDPALFVRSLAADVPAGFPRATWLGRLGGRDATRNAEIAASPEGEKGSLDPVTLCRQIEEVLPPRSVVVADGGDFVATASYVLRPRGPLSWLDPGAFGTLGVGAGFALGAALCRPDEDVLLLWGDGSAGYGLVEVDTFVRHGLGVVAVIGNDAGWTQIAREQVEVLKDDVGTVLRATDYHEAARGLGGEGLLLDDPAKAPAVLAEAFRRARTGRPVVVNALLGKTSFRKGSISL